TTTGTCTACGTCGCCTTCGTCATCGACACCTACGCTCGCCGGATCGTTGGCTGGCGCGCCAGCCGGAGCGCACATGCCGGCTTCGTCCTGGATGCGCTCGAGCAGGCGCTACATGACCGACGACCGATGCGGGGTGGCGGCCTCGTCCACCATTCCGACCGCGGCAGCCAGTACGTGTCCATCAAGTACACCGAGCGCCTGGCCGAAGCGGGCATCGAGCCGTCGGTCGGAAGCGTCGGCGACAGCTACGACAACGCTTTGGCGGAAACCATCAACGGCCTCTACAAGGCCGAGGTGATCCACCACCGCGGCCCTTGGCGCAGCTTCGAGGCGGTCGAGTACGCCACGCTGGAATGGGTGGACTGGTTCAATCATCGCCGGCTGCTCGAGCCTATCGGCAACATCCCGCCCGCCGAAGCCGAAGAGCAATACTATGCTGCCGCGGACATCATCCCTATGGCGGCGTGACTCACATCCAACGGCCTCCGGCAAACCCGGCGCGGTTCAATCCGGCCTGCCGCGACGTCCGCGAGCAGCCGCTGCAGCGCAGGGCGCTCCAGCGTGCCGCCCGAGATCCCGCCATCATCGTATGCCTCCTTGACCTCGGACCAGCCCTCTGAAGCCTGGCTCAGGATGTAGGCAGCGCATGCCTCGCGCTGCGCATCCAGGCTGTTGAAGCTCTGCTCCAGCCCCTCATCCGACGATTTGCGGGTGTAGATGGCGCAGCGGACCGTCTTCATGCCGCCACCTTCTTCTTCAGCCCGAAGAAGGCAGGCCCCGACCAGCGCGTGCCGGTAATCGCGCGTGCGACCTCCGACAGGCTCTTCCACTCGCGCTCATCCCAGCGGATGATACGATCCTCACCAACGGTCACGACATGCAGCCGTCCCTGCCATTCACGCACCAGCCGCATGCCGGCACTCGCGGGTGCCGTCTTCGTCGCACCGCGCGCGAGCTGGTCGAGCGTGCGCACCGTCTCGCGCGACAGCCCACCCAGGCGCCGCGCCTGCACCTCCCAGCCGAGCGCCAGCCGCAGCAGCTTTGGGCTGACGTTTGGCACGGGATCACCACACAGCTTCACCCAGGTTTCGCGCAACTCGGCCGGAGACAGCGTCGCCAGCCTGGCGAGCTCGTCAGCGACCTCGATCATGCCGCACCCGCGATGCGGTAGGTCGTTACGCCGTCATGCTTGAACCGCTCGATCTGATGACCTTTGTGGCGCAGTCCCGTCAGCGCAGCGCGCGTGGTATGTGGCAGCCAGCCGGTGGCGGCGATGATATCGGCGAGCGTGGCACCGTCATCGCGCTGAAGCAGCGAGAGCACGGTGTTGGTCTTGGTTGCGCGCGGTGCGGGTGCGGGAGGCGGAGGTGCCACCCCCCCTCCGACGAGATCCTCATCTGCACCGCTGGACACGCCGATCGCCGCCAGCCCGGCTGCGGTGGCAAAGACGCCATAGCGGATGTCGCCATCAGTGCGGGCGGTGTGGCCGGCGTCTACAACTGCACGCTCTTCGGCGAGGCCGCGCTTGGCCAGCGCGACGATGGAGCGAGCAGCGCCGGCGGCAGAGCTGAGGGTGGAGGGGAGCGGGTATAGGCTGCCGGCTTCATTGCGGGCGGCATGCGCCAGCAGGAGCGTCTGCGTGTCGGTGAGCGTCATGGGTGATCCTTCGTGACGCAGCGCGGCACCAGCGCCGCCTGCACCACCCACAGCCCCGGCGATCGCTGTCGCCCGGGTGCCGCACTCCTTTAAAGGCGGTACGGGTCGAGCAGCGTGTCGCTCCAGTGCGAGGCTAAGTCCAGCGGTTCATCCCAATTGCGGAAGATTGTTCGTGCCGGATGTTCCAGCATCTCATTCATCGATAAACGGCGACGCAGACGAATTCCGCAGAGAACAACAAAAGCGTTTATTATTGCATAGCTGACGACATCAGCTGCCAGGCTGGAGGTAGGGATAGGACGAAAAAAGCCGCCTCTGCCATCCGCGCGGATCATGTTCTAACGAATTACTCTCGTCTACGATCATCGTGGCTCTGCCCGGCAATTCGTACTGCGGCCAGCCGGGATCGCCAGCGCGAGCAAACGAAACGAAGATATCCTGAACTGCTCGCGACACCCCCCGAGTGACATTGTCGTCGCCGGTGCCAGCTGAGCGCGCACTCAACGTCCCGAACAGGAGCGGAACGTCGATGCAGTGGAATGCGCCCCGTCTCGGGTCCGCTCGGGAGGCGAAGTCAATCTGATAGAGCCAGGTCGGCGCGCTCGCCCGTACGCGCGCTTCTGCCACTTCAAGTTGGGGTCGCCAGCTTCGTCCTGCCGTGGTCGCCAGAAAATACACGTCGGCCGGGCTCGCGGCAGGAAGGTGTCTGCGATACTCGGCAATGATCCATTCGGGCGCAGCGTCGACGGGAAGCTCGGGGGCTGTGCGTTCACCGACATTGGCCCATGTCATCGTTTGTACAAATGCGCTTTCTGGGTCGCTGAAACTGCGCGTCTCGTCGTGCGCGCTACCGCTAAGCAGCGGAATACCCACCGAAGATGGTGGAGCATCGGGCCAGAATGGATGCCGCGGCAAGGGGCCACGATCAAGCACCGGTCCCATGTAAATGGGCCCGCCGGCAATCGGATCATCCATGTCCAATGCCTCAATTAGTCGCTCGACAGGCATGTGGGCGAGCGTCGACAGATCGCTAACCGGCACTTCTAGTCTCGTGCAATATGCTCTAGCGCGCCGGGTGGCGTGCAGCGGGCCTGAGGCCGTGACCTGCTGCCCGCTCATGGTCGCCGCCCGTTGGAAAAGGCCTGTCGCTGCAGGCATCGCCATCAACGTGGTGACTTTGCCGCCCCCGCCGGAATCGCCGAAGACCGTGACGCAGCCCGCGTCACCGCCGAAGGCGGCGATGTTGGCTCGGATCCACTGCAGGGCGACGATCAGGTCCAATTGTCCTGCGTTTCCACTGTTCGGGAAGCGCGGATCGAGCCGCGCGAGATACAAATAGCCGAGTGCGTTGAGGCGATGATTGATCGTGACCACCAAGACGCCGCGCGACGCCAGGTGTCGCCCATCGCACACCGCATCGTTTCCGCTGCCGAAGGCGTACCCGCCGCCGTGAATGTAGACCATGACGGGCAGCTTCGCGCCAAACCTCGGATCGGGCGTCCAAACGTTGAGCGACAGGCAATCCTCCGCCTGTAGTCCGCGGGCGGTTCGCTGCGGGCAGACAGCACCGTAGGTCGTGGCGCGGACCAAATCCCGGGCTGGAGGAGCTGCCACGGGCGCCTGGAATCGAGCGGCGCGCCCGTAGCGAATTCCAAGGAACCGGCTAACGCCACTGTCATCGCGCTCTCCGACGAACCGCCCGGCGGCGCACGTCACGGTGATGCCTCTCGTGCGACCCCATGCGGCGCCGGCGGTCAGACCGATGGCGCCCGTCAGCACCGCGCGGCGCGTGGTGTCGCTCATTCGGCAGGCGTGGCATGAGAGGACGCCCGCGCCGCGGCCGTCGCCTCCGCCAGCAGGACGTTGACCAGTCGCAGGCGGATGGTGCTGCGCGACCAGACCACGCCGATGCGGCGACCGATCTGCGGCGTGGGCAGCGGTAGGCGGACGATGTCGATGCCTTCCGGCCATGGCGGGGACCAGTCGGGGACGATGGAGACACCAAGCCCGCGATCGACCATCACCGCGATGGCGTTGAGCGCGTTCAGTTCGAAGCGTTCGTGCGGCCGTATGCCGGCGTGGCGCAGATATTCGTCGGCGTGGCGCCCGCCCCACTGATTGCGATCGTAGCGGATCAGGGGCTCGTTTGCGAGCAGATCGTGCGCGTCGCGATGCGCCAGCCGCGCCGGTGCCAGGACGATCAGCGGCTCCTCGCGCAACATAAGCCAATCGCAGGTTTTGGGCAGCAGGTACGGCGCCTCCAGCACGAAGGCGGCGTCGAGATTGCCGCTTTCCACCTGACCGTAGAGCTGCGCGGAATTGCCCGAGGCGATGTGGACGGTGATGTCAGGGAAACGGGCGCTGACCTGCACCAGGATCTGCGGCAGCATTCCCATCAGCGGAGTGGTGCACGCGCCCAAATGGAGTTCGCCGCTCAACGCATCGTCGTTCGCGATGCTCCTCAGGTCGGCGGCATCGCGCAGCAGCTGACGCACGTGCGAGAGCACGCGGCCGCCCTGTTCGGTCATCCGCATCGTCCGGCCGACGCGGACGATCAGCGGCACGCCCAGCTCGCGTTCGAGCGCTTGGAGTTGCTGCGCGATGGCGGATGGGCTGATGTTGAGGACGCGGGCGGCGGCGGCCATCGATCCCTGATCGACGACGGTGACGAACGTCCTCAGGAAGTGGATGTCGATGCGACGCGCTCCGGTTCGAGATCCGCCCGGCCCTTGCGCCCGCCGCCGGTGAAGATGGTGAGCCCGTCAATCTGCGCGCGCGACGGCGGCGGGAAGAGCAGGCTGGCGATATAGCCGATTATGATCGACGCGACGATCGCGATGGCGAGATAGAAGTACGGGTGCACCAGCGCGAAGATCCACGCCACGAGCGTCAGCACCGAGGCGCCGGCGATGCCGATCGCGGTTCCCTGCCAGTTGGCGCGCGTGGTAAACATGCCCAGCGTGTAGGCCCCGGCGCAGCTGCCGCCGAGCAGCCCGAACAGTTCAATGGTCAGGTCGAGCAGCGAATGCACGTCGAGCCGCGACAGCACGATCGCGATCGCGACGCCCACGACGCCGGTAAGCACCGTCATCCATTCGGCGAAGCGCACCGCCTGCTTCTGGGTCGGCGGCGTGCGGCGCAGCTTCTCATAAAAATCGACCGACAGCAGGGTGGCGACCGAATTGATTGTGCCCGACAGCGTGCCCATCGCGGCGGCGAATAGGCCGGCGATGATGATGCCGGTGACGCCGTGCGGCAGTTCGGTGCCGATGAAACTGGGGAAGACCGCATCCACCGGCAGCATCGGATCGAGGCGACCGGGGTTGGCGCGGTAATAAGCGAAGAGCGTAGTACCGATGACGTAGAACAGCAGGCCCGCGGGCAGCAGCACCGCGGCGAAGAACCACACTGATCGGCTGGCTTCCTTCTCCGACGGGGTGGAGAGCACTCGCTGCATCAGCACCTGATCCTTGGGGAAGGTGAGGATGGTGTCGAAGGTGTAGAGGATTATGAACCCCCAGAGGGTCGGCGTGGTGAAGTCGAAGCTGACGTTCACGAACTTCGTCTTGTCGAATTGCATCGCGGTGTCGTAGATCTGCGTGAAGCCGATCGCGTGGACGATGAACCCGATCGTGAACAGCGCGCCTGCCATCAGCACGACGACCTGGAACACGTCGGTCCAGATCACCGCCTTCATGCCGCCCAGTGCGGTATAGACGATCGTGCAGATGCCGATGACGAGGATGCACAGGACGATATTGGTGCCTGTAATCGTTCCGATCGCGAGCGCGGGAAGGAAGAGGACCACGCCCATGCGCCCGCCGACGTGCATCAGGATGGCAAGCGCCGACGAGATCATCCGGATGACGGGGTGAAACCGGGTTTCCAGATAGCTGAAGACCGAAACCAGATTGAGACGTCGAAACAGCGGAATGACCCAAAAGGCGACCGCGATCAGCGCGGCCACCGTCACGATCTTCGACATCAGATACTGCCAGTCGGTGTCGAACGCCTTGGCGGGGACCGCCAGGTAGCTGATCGAGCTCGTATTGGTGGCGAACATGCTGATGCCCGCGGCCCAGAAGGGGATGGCGCGGCTGCCCAGGAAGAACTCGCTGGTCGATCCCATCCGCGATCGCCGCCAGAAGTGGAAGCCGATCGTGAGCATCGCGGCGAGGTAGGTGCCGATGATGGTCCAGTCGAGCCAGCCGAGCGGACGCCGCTTCAGCTCCAGCGTCGCCGTGGAGGCGGTGAGGCGGCCGTTCGTCTCGGTGACGGCGATGATCCCGTCGGTGACGGGAGCGACCGCGCTGCCATCTGGTAGGGCGTAACCCAGCGACGCCCATGCGTCCGTGATGACGCTGTAGCTGTACCAGCCCGTCCCGGTGGCGGTGCGGACGAGAGCCAGAAGATAGGCCTGTCCGATGGCGCGCGCGGAACCCGCGACGATCGGTCCGGGAGCGGCGGCGCGCGCCACCCAGCCCTGCTTGGCGGTCCAGCGCCATTGCCGGTCGGCCAGCGCGACGAACAGCGCGGTCTCGCGCGCCGCCAGCGCGATCGGCGCGCCGCCGTCGGGCCATGGCGGCAGCGCGCGCCAGCCGGCGCCATTAGGCGCCATACGAAAGAGGTGGGATGCGCCGCGCGCATCGCGACCAGCGACCACCAGACCCTCGGGTGCCCAGGCCGCCTGCTCGTCGGTCAGGACAACCGGGAGCGGGGGCAGCCCCCGCGTCGTCAGGGTCGAACCGTTGCGTGAGAGGAGGGCGATACCGTCTTTCGTCAGCAGCGCGGCCCGGCTGCCGTCACTGACGCCTACTCGAACGCCGGCCAGCCCGGTCGTGGCGAGCACGTCCCAGCCGCTGCGATCCGTGCGCAGGATCGCCGCCATGCCACCACGGATCGCGACAGGCCGCGCGTCGAGCGTGACCAGCACCGGCGTTCCCACACCCGGCAGGGCGGGGGCGGGGATCGCCTGCCGTCGTACCGTCGTCGCGGCCGTGTCCGCGGTGACGGGAAGGGACCATGCGAAAGCGAGCAACATGAGACAAAGGGCGGTGATCCGGCGCATCGTCAGCGCTCCCCGCGGTTGGCGCGGGCGAGCAGCGCTTCCGCCTCCGCGACGATGGGACGGTCGACCATCGCGCCTTCAAACGCGAACGCACCATGTCCTGCCGCTGCCGCATCACGCGCGGCGGCCACGAGCCGTCTCGCGCGTTCGAGCGCCTGCGCCTCCACCCCGAAGACGGCGTTCGCCAGCGCAACCTGCCGGGGGTGGATACAGCTCTTGCCGACAAAGCCCAGGCTGCGCGCCAGCTGGGCTTCGGCGATGAACCCCTCGCTATCGGCGATGTCGGGCCAAGCGCCGTCGGAGGCGAAGCATCCGGCTTCCCCGGCGGCAAGCCGGATCGACCATAGCGCCGTCTGGACATGCTCCCGCACACGGCGGGTGATGCCGAGGGTCGCGAAGAGGTCGTTCAGTCCGACCTGCAATCCGACGACCGCCTGGTGCGCGGCGCCGATGTCGGCTGCCCTGGCAAGCGCGTTCGGCGTCTCGATGTTGACCAGCAGGGACGGCACGCGGCCCATTGCTCTGGCGATACGCGCGGCTGCGGTACGGAGCATGTCCGCGTCGTTGATCTTGGGCAGGTTCAGCATGTCCACGCGCGCCGCCGCCAGCGCCGCCAGGTCCGCGTCGAATGCGGTGGACGAGGGATCGTTGACCCGCACGATGATGGTCTTCGTACTCATGCGCACCGCATCGCTCGCCAGATATTCGGCCAAACGGGCACGCGCCGCCGCCTTGCCATCCTGTGGCACCGCGTCTTCCAGATCGAACGACAGCGCGTCCGCATCGCCGCCGAGCGCCTTGTCGAAAAAGTCGGGACGCCCCCCGGGCACGAACAGCTTGCTGCGCAAAGATCCTCCCCGCCCCGTCGGATCGATCGACCGAAGCGCAGGAAAACTATCTTGTACGTCTGACGGGGCGCAAGGGAGATAGTAACACCACGTAAAAACTGCGGTGTGAACGCAGCCTCAGGCGTCTTATCCGCTTCGACGCACGCGGTAGAAGGCCTTCAACAAAAGAGATAGGAACGGGAGGGGATCGATGGGGATGTTGCTTCGTGCGCCGCTGGGCGTGCTGATGGTTTCGGCAGCGTGGACTGGCGCCTGGGCGCAGCAGCCGGGTCCGCAGCCGGCGCCGCGCACCGCCGCGCAGGATGCCGCGATCGAGCCGGGCGATGACAATAATAGCGGTGCCGACGTGATCGTCACCGGCAACCGCATCCCCAAGGCGGTCGACAAGATCCCGGGCGCGATCACGCTCATCACGCCGGCCGAGGTGCAGCGCTCGCTGACCATCACCGAGGATAACACCGCGGTGCTGGCCAAGACGGTGCCGGGCTATTCCGAGTCAAATCAGACGCTGAACACGCTTGGCGAGACGCTACGCGGGCGCACAGCGCTCTACCTCTTCGACGGCATCCCGCAGTCGACGCCGTTGCGCGACGGCAGCCGCAACGCGACCTTCACCGACATGGCGACCGTCGAGCGGATCGAGGTGATCGGCGGCGCGTCCGCATCCGAGGGGATCGGCGCGGCAGGCGGCGTCATCAACTATATCACAAAGCGCGCAACCGAGCCGGGTATGCACCTGAACGTCGGGGGACGCCTGGGCGGGCAGTTCCGCGACGACAGCACGGTGTGGAAGGTGCAGGGCGACCTGTCGTACAAGGGCGACGATCTGGATGTCTTCGCGGCCGCGGCCTATGTCGACCGCGGCGCAACGTATGATGCGCGCGGGCGTCGTATCGGTCTCAGCGCGTCGAGTTCGCTGGCGGATTCGACGCAGAAGAACGTCTTCCTGAAGGCCGGCACCGACCTGGGCAGCGGCGACGTGCAGCGGCTGGAGGTGACGGGCAGCTACTTCAAGCTCGCGAGCAAGGGCAATTATCACTATGTCGCCGGCAATCGCGCACTTGGTCTGCCGGACACGTCGGAGCCGGGGCCGTTGCTGGTCAACGGGCAGGACGTAACCCGGGAGGAGTTCAACGAATTCCTGCAGAGCGCGATCAACTATCGCCATAGCGACCTGTTCGGAGGTACGCTCGTGGCGACCGCTTACTGGGCGCGTCAGTCGATGCGCTACCCCGGTGAGAACGGCACCGATCGGCAGGACCCGCTGATTGCGCCGCTGGGCACGCTGGTTGACCAGTCGGAGGTATTCTCAAAGAAGTACGGCGTCCGCACCTCCTATTCGCGGCCCAATTTCCTGATCGAGGGGCTGGAACTGCGCTTCGGGATCGATGTGGTCCACGACCAGACCGAGCAGCGGCTGGCGCTGACCAACCGCGTCTGGGTGCCGCCGATGAACTACACAAGCTTCGGACCCTATACCCAGCTGTCGTGGGACATCGGCCCCGTGACGCTGACGGGCGGCTGGCGCCACGAGGACGGTCGCGTGAAGGTCGACGATTATACCACGACCTACTTTCGTAACCGCGTCTTCGTCAGCGGCGGTACGCTGAAGTACAAGAACGACCTGTTCAACGGTGGCGCGATCTGGCGCATCGGCGGCGGCTTCTCGGCCTTCGCGTCGTACAGCGAGGGCTTCACCCTGCCCAACGTCGGCATCCCGCTGCGCAACATCAATCAGCCGGGCCAGTCGGTGCAGGGCATCTTGGACCTGCAGGCGGTGGTGTTCGAGAACAAGGAGGCAGGGGTCAACTGGCGCGGCAGCTGGGGCAGCTTCGGCGCGTCCTACTATCGCTCCTACTCGCGACTGGGCTCGACGCTGAGCGTCGATCCGACGACGCTCGACTTCGTGCTCAACCGGCGCCCGGTGCGCATCACCGGCGTGGATGCCACCGCGGAGATCCGCCCGACCAGCACGCTGCGCGTCAACGCGGTCTACAGCCACGTCAACGGCAAGACGAGCCGCGCGAACAACGTCGTCGAGCCGCTCGACGTCACGCTCGGCATCGTCAACATCGCGCCCGACAAGCTGAACACGACCATTACCTGGTCGCCGATCGAGGCCGCGTCGCTGTCGCTCGGGATGGACAAGACGTTCACGCGCACGATCAACGAAGGCACCGCACTGCGCGAGCGGACCACGGGCCGGACGCTGTTCGACCTAACCGCGCGCTACCGCGTCGACGGCGTCGGCACGGTGTCGCTGGGGGCGGAGAACCTGCTCAACAAGTACTATTTCCTCGCCTTCTCGCAGATCGACTTCTTCCAGAACTATTTCGCTGGACGTGGTCGCACCGTGTCGCTGACGCTGCGCAGCAACTTCTGACCGGCGCGCGACAGGGGACGGGGGACGGCATGAGGGGATCGACGGCGAAGCGCGTGCTGGTGGCGGGGTCGGCCAATGCCGACCTGGTGGTACGTGCGCCGCACATCCCGGCCCCCGGCGAGACGGTGCTGGGCGGTGACCTCGCCACCGTTCCGGGTGGCAAGGGCGCCAACCAGGCGGTCGCCGCGGCGCGCGCGGGCGGTGCCGACGCGGCGATGCTGGTCGCACTGGGGGATGACGCCGCGGGCGAGATGCTTGAGGGCTCGCTGCGCGGCGCGGGCGTGGCGCTGCACGTCGTGCGCAGTGACCGGGCGACGGGCGCGGCACTGATTACCGTCTCCGATCAAGGGGAAAACGCGATCACCGTCGCGCCGGGCGCCAATATGGACCTGCGCCCGGAGCATCTGCCCGACCTCGTCGACGTGGCGTGGCTGGTGCTGCAACTCGAAATCCCGATAGAGGCGGTGGGCGCCTACGCCCGTGCGGCACGCGCGGCGGGGGTAAAGGTGATGCTGAACGTCGCCCCCGCGCAGCCGGTGCCCGCTGACCTGCTTGCGTCGGTCGACCTGCTGGTCGCCAACGAGGAGGAGCTGGCGGTGTTGGTCGGCGCAGGCTCGATCGGCGATCGTCTGGCGGCGCTGGGTACGCCGATGGCGGTCGTGACGCTAGGCGCCCGCGGTTGCTGTGCGTGGACGGGAGAGAGCTACGTGCTTCAGCCCGCGTTTGCGGTGTCTGCGATGGACACGACGGCGGCGGGGGATACCTTCTGCGGGGCGCTGGCCGCGGCGTTGACGCGTGGCGAGCCGGTGCCGGCGGCGTTGCGCTTCGCCAGCGCGGCGGCGGCGCTGGCTACCACACGAGCGGGCGCGCAATCGAGCGTGCCGACGCGGGAGCGGGTCGA
The sequence above is drawn from the Sphingomonas adhaesiva genome and encodes:
- a CDS encoding recombinase family protein, which translates into the protein MKTVRCAIYTRKSSDEGLEQSFNSLDAQREACAAYILSQASEGWSEVKEAYDDGGISGGTLERPALQRLLADVAAGRIEPRRVCRRPLDVSHAAIGMMSAAA
- a CDS encoding carboxylesterase/lipase family protein, whose translation is MSDTTRRAVLTGAIGLTAGAAWGRTRGITVTCAAGRFVGERDDSGVSRFLGIRYGRAARFQAPVAAPPARDLVRATTYGAVCPQRTARGLQAEDCLSLNVWTPDPRFGAKLPVMVYIHGGGYAFGSGNDAVCDGRHLASRGVLVVTINHRLNALGYLYLARLDPRFPNSGNAGQLDLIVALQWIRANIAAFGGDAGCVTVFGDSGGGGKVTTLMAMPAATGLFQRAATMSGQQVTASGPLHATRRARAYCTRLEVPVSDLSTLAHMPVERLIEALDMDDPIAGGPIYMGPVLDRGPLPRHPFWPDAPPSSVGIPLLSGSAHDETRSFSDPESAFVQTMTWANVGERTAPELPVDAAPEWIIAEYRRHLPAASPADVYFLATTAGRSWRPQLEVAEARVRASAPTWLYQIDFASRADPRRGAFHCIDVPLLFGTLSARSAGTGDDNVTRGVSRAVQDIFVSFARAGDPGWPQYELPGRATMIVDESNSLEHDPRGWQRRLFSSYPYLQPGS
- a CDS encoding LysR family transcriptional regulator, which translates into the protein MAAAARVLNISPSAIAQQLQALERELGVPLIVRVGRTMRMTEQGGRVLSHVRQLLRDAADLRSIANDDALSGELHLGACTTPLMGMLPQILVQVSARFPDITVHIASGNSAQLYGQVESGNLDAAFVLEAPYLLPKTCDWLMLREEPLIVLAPARLAHRDAHDLLANEPLIRYDRNQWGGRHADEYLRHAGIRPHERFELNALNAIAVMVDRGLGVSIVPDWSPPWPEGIDIVRLPLPTPQIGRRIGVVWSRSTIRLRLVNVLLAEATAAARASSHATPAE
- a CDS encoding HpcH/HpaI aldolase/citrate lyase family protein, whose translation is MRSKLFVPGGRPDFFDKALGGDADALSFDLEDAVPQDGKAAARARLAEYLASDAVRMSTKTIIVRVNDPSSTAFDADLAALAAARVDMLNLPKINDADMLRTAAARIARAMGRVPSLLVNIETPNALARAADIGAAHQAVVGLQVGLNDLFATLGITRRVREHVQTALWSIRLAAGEAGCFASDGAWPDIADSEGFIAEAQLARSLGFVGKSCIHPRQVALANAVFGVEAQALERARRLVAAARDAAAAGHGAFAFEGAMVDRPIVAEAEALLARANRGER
- a CDS encoding DUF3489 domain-containing protein — translated: MTLTDTQTLLLAHAARNEAGSLYPLPSTLSSAAGAARSIVALAKRGLAEERAVVDAGHTARTDGDIRYGVFATAAGLAAIGVSSGADEDLVGGGVAPPPPAPAPRATKTNTVLSLLQRDDGATLADIIAATGWLPHTTRAALTGLRHKGHQIERFKHDGVTTYRIAGAA
- a CDS encoding TonB-dependent receptor; the encoded protein is MGMLLRAPLGVLMVSAAWTGAWAQQPGPQPAPRTAAQDAAIEPGDDNNSGADVIVTGNRIPKAVDKIPGAITLITPAEVQRSLTITEDNTAVLAKTVPGYSESNQTLNTLGETLRGRTALYLFDGIPQSTPLRDGSRNATFTDMATVERIEVIGGASASEGIGAAGGVINYITKRATEPGMHLNVGGRLGGQFRDDSTVWKVQGDLSYKGDDLDVFAAAAYVDRGATYDARGRRIGLSASSSLADSTQKNVFLKAGTDLGSGDVQRLEVTGSYFKLASKGNYHYVAGNRALGLPDTSEPGPLLVNGQDVTREEFNEFLQSAINYRHSDLFGGTLVATAYWARQSMRYPGENGTDRQDPLIAPLGTLVDQSEVFSKKYGVRTSYSRPNFLIEGLELRFGIDVVHDQTEQRLALTNRVWVPPMNYTSFGPYTQLSWDIGPVTLTGGWRHEDGRVKVDDYTTTYFRNRVFVSGGTLKYKNDLFNGGAIWRIGGGFSAFASYSEGFTLPNVGIPLRNINQPGQSVQGILDLQAVVFENKEAGVNWRGSWGSFGASYYRSYSRLGSTLSVDPTTLDFVLNRRPVRITGVDATAEIRPTSTLRVNAVYSHVNGKTSRANNVVEPLDVTLGIVNIAPDKLNTTITWSPIEAASLSLGMDKTFTRTINEGTALRERTTGRTLFDLTARYRVDGVGTVSLGAENLLNKYYFLAFSQIDFFQNYFAGRGRTVSLTLRSNF
- a CDS encoding sodium:solute symporter, whose protein sequence is MLLAFAWSLPVTADTAATTVRRQAIPAPALPGVGTPVLVTLDARPVAIRGGMAAILRTDRSGWDVLATTGLAGVRVGVSDGSRAALLTKDGIALLSRNGSTLTTRGLPPLPVVLTDEQAAWAPEGLVVAGRDARGASHLFRMAPNGAGWRALPPWPDGGAPIALAARETALFVALADRQWRWTAKQGWVARAAAPGPIVAGSARAIGQAYLLALVRTATGTGWYSYSVITDAWASLGYALPDGSAVAPVTDGIIAVTETNGRLTASTATLELKRRPLGWLDWTIIGTYLAAMLTIGFHFWRRSRMGSTSEFFLGSRAIPFWAAGISMFATNTSSISYLAVPAKAFDTDWQYLMSKIVTVAALIAVAFWVIPLFRRLNLVSVFSYLETRFHPVIRMISSALAILMHVGGRMGVVLFLPALAIGTITGTNIVLCILVIGICTIVYTALGGMKAVIWTDVFQVVVLMAGALFTIGFIVHAIGFTQIYDTAMQFDKTKFVNVSFDFTTPTLWGFIILYTFDTILTFPKDQVLMQRVLSTPSEKEASRSVWFFAAVLLPAGLLFYVIGTTLFAYYRANPGRLDPMLPVDAVFPSFIGTELPHGVTGIIIAGLFAAAMGTLSGTINSVATLLSVDFYEKLRRTPPTQKQAVRFAEWMTVLTGVVGVAIAIVLSRLDVHSLLDLTIELFGLLGGSCAGAYTLGMFTTRANWQGTAIGIAGASVLTLVAWIFALVHPYFYLAIAIVASIIIGYIASLLFPPPSRAQIDGLTIFTGGGRKGRADLEPERVASTSTS
- a CDS encoding ribokinase, with translation MRGSTAKRVLVAGSANADLVVRAPHIPAPGETVLGGDLATVPGGKGANQAVAAARAGGADAAMLVALGDDAAGEMLEGSLRGAGVALHVVRSDRATGAALITVSDQGENAITVAPGANMDLRPEHLPDLVDVAWLVLQLEIPIEAVGAYARAARAAGVKVMLNVAPAQPVPADLLASVDLLVANEEELAVLVGAGSIGDRLAALGTPMAVVTLGARGCCAWTGESYVLQPAFAVSAMDTTAAGDTFCGALAAALTRGEPVPAALRFASAAAALATTRAGAQSSVPTRERVDALLAIAGHDPSAAAALADHCGVASHPQLTIGFT
- a CDS encoding DUF2924 domain-containing protein, whose translation is MIEVADELARLATLSPAELRETWVKLCGDPVPNVSPKLLRLALGWEVQARRLGGLSRETVRTLDQLARGATKTAPASAGMRLVREWQGRLHVVTVGEDRIIRWDEREWKSLSEVARAITGTRWSGPAFFGLKKKVAA